From one Candidatus Thioglobus sp. NP1 genomic stretch:
- a CDS encoding FAD-binding oxidoreductase, which translates to MGQANPIFDNETLGWVDLIPPRQSQPKISSDLEAKWLVIGAGFTGLSCARRLAEINPKDKIILLDARELGQNASGRNSGYAVAHSHFSGAYKESDLEKYQRVDRINQVGLNSLRTLVKDNTINCDWIDSGIYHTAADSSSEIECDHFINYLKKREIKHTPLSNEEVYDHLGTSWYKKGVKVDNGALMQPAKLVFGLAENLPGNVELYENTPVLNLILDKTNKVIVPDATITADKVIMACNYEKFEGAKPKQRLVGVTLSGSITRVLTNEEFATLGSQSSWGVLSLHSGGATIRLTDDRRIAIRNTAEYNNHRLLTKKQLIKRQQIHRQAFDNRFPQLSHVPFEHLYSGVEGVSANKTNIFEKFSDNLYYAGCFNGSGITKGTAFGIGIAEYACGKNSSIVKDCLALEKAKWLPPKPLLDLGAWFTTKQRFKGVGRDR; encoded by the coding sequence ATGGGCCAAGCAAATCCTATTTTTGATAATGAAACACTGGGCTGGGTTGATTTAATTCCTCCTAGACAGTCTCAGCCAAAAATATCTTCTGATCTTGAAGCTAAATGGCTAGTAATAGGTGCTGGCTTTACGGGCCTTTCATGTGCAAGAAGATTGGCAGAAATTAATCCTAAAGATAAGATTATTTTGCTTGATGCAAGAGAGTTGGGGCAGAATGCTTCTGGAAGAAATTCAGGATATGCTGTTGCCCATAGCCACTTTTCAGGTGCCTATAAAGAGTCAGATCTTGAAAAGTATCAAAGAGTAGATCGAATTAATCAAGTAGGCCTTAATTCTCTTCGAACTTTAGTAAAAGATAACACTATCAATTGTGACTGGATAGACTCAGGCATCTATCATACTGCAGCAGATAGCAGCTCTGAAATTGAGTGTGATCATTTTATTAACTATCTTAAAAAACGTGAAATTAAACATACGCCACTATCTAACGAAGAGGTCTATGACCATCTAGGTACGAGTTGGTATAAGAAGGGCGTTAAAGTAGATAATGGTGCCTTAATGCAACCTGCTAAATTAGTTTTTGGATTGGCTGAAAATCTTCCAGGTAATGTTGAGCTTTATGAAAATACTCCAGTATTAAATCTGATATTGGATAAGACTAATAAGGTAATAGTTCCAGATGCAACAATTACTGCTGATAAAGTTATTATGGCTTGTAATTATGAAAAATTTGAAGGTGCAAAGCCTAAGCAAAGATTAGTTGGAGTAACGCTTTCTGGAAGCATTACTCGTGTCTTAACTAATGAAGAGTTTGCTACACTTGGAAGTCAGTCATCATGGGGAGTATTGTCACTTCATAGTGGTGGAGCTACAATTAGACTGACCGATGATAGGCGAATTGCTATACGCAATACAGCAGAATATAACAATCATCGCTTATTGACTAAAAAACAATTAATCAAAAGACAGCAGATTCATCGACAAGCTTTTGATAATAGGTTTCCCCAGTTAAGTCATGTTCCCTTTGAGCACTTGTATTCAGGTGTTGAGGGTGTGAGTGCGAATAAAACTAATATCTTTGAAAAGTTTTCAGATAATCTCTATTATGCAGGCTGTTTTAATGGTTCAGGTATTACGAAAGGGACTGCATTTGGTATTGGAATAGCTGAGTATGCTTGTGGAAAAAATTCCTCGATTGTTAAAGATTGCCTTGCTCTTGAAAAAGCTAAATGGCTCCCACCAAAACCTTTACTTGATCTTGGTGCATGGTTTACAACTAAGCAGCGCTTTAAAGGCGTCGGGAGAGATAGGTAG
- a CDS encoding saccharopine dehydrogenase C-terminal domain-containing protein, protein MSKIHWLGTGLSAIPGLKMLIENGHSVIVYNRTVEKAREALIGIEGDYRIVEFSLEALEQNAIAEDVVVSMLPGNFHVPVAELSLSIGAHFVSSSYISDEMKALHERSLKENLCLVNEVGLDPGIDHSMSHALVEDYKKSNVFSTENKHSFLSYCGGLSDVPNDFCYKFSWSPLGVLKALMSTSVSIRDSQIYTVHKPWEAVELYPLPMPWGEDEFEVYPNRDSIPFIEQYQMDNGLKIDQFVRGTLRYKGWKDAWSDIFSEVDTLDPEIAEDRLKAISEDLWNKYSYRDAEVDRVILTVELKVKNGSKVIWHKQFLLDTLGNTRGSAMAQLVSCSVALAVEAVLNKEIPKGVTAAPHQSKLVKRWLNQADEISDHFVLIDHLS, encoded by the coding sequence ATGTCAAAAATTCATTGGTTAGGAACGGGTCTTTCAGCAATACCAGGCCTTAAAATGCTCATTGAGAATGGCCATTCAGTTATTGTTTATAATCGCACAGTAGAAAAAGCTAGAGAAGCCTTAATTGGAATTGAGGGTGATTATAGAATTGTAGAGTTTTCTCTTGAAGCTTTAGAGCAAAATGCCATAGCTGAAGATGTAGTTGTTTCAATGCTTCCAGGTAATTTTCATGTACCTGTTGCAGAGCTTAGTTTGTCAATTGGCGCTCATTTTGTTTCAAGCTCTTATATTTCAGATGAGATGAAGGCTCTTCATGAAAGGTCACTCAAAGAGAATTTATGCCTTGTTAATGAAGTGGGGCTTGATCCAGGAATAGATCACAGTATGTCTCATGCTTTAGTTGAAGACTATAAAAAATCAAATGTTTTCTCAACTGAAAATAAGCATTCTTTCTTGAGCTATTGTGGCGGCTTAAGTGATGTTCCTAATGACTTTTGTTATAAATTTAGCTGGTCTCCATTAGGAGTTTTAAAGGCCCTAATGTCAACTTCAGTTAGTATTCGTGATAGTCAAATCTATACTGTTCATAAGCCATGGGAGGCTGTTGAGTTGTATCCTCTTCCGATGCCTTGGGGTGAGGATGAATTTGAAGTTTATCCTAACCGTGATTCCATTCCATTTATAGAGCAATATCAGATGGACAATGGACTAAAGATTGATCAATTTGTTAGGGGTACCTTGAGATATAAGGGTTGGAAAGATGCCTGGTCTGATATTTTTTCTGAGGTAGATACACTTGACCCTGAAATTGCAGAGGATCGCTTAAAGGCGATTAGTGAAGATCTATGGAATAAGTACTCTTATAGAGATGCAGAGGTGGATCGCGTTATTCTAACGGTTGAATTAAAAGTAAAAAATGGTTCTAAGGTTATTTGGCATAAGCAATTCTTGCTTGATACACTTGGAAATACTAGAGGAAGTGCAATGGCCCAATTAGTCTCATGCTCTGTTGCCTTAGCAGTGGAAGCTGTTTTAAATAAAGAAATACCTAAGGGTGTAACTGCTGCTCCTCATCAAAGTAAATTGGTAAAGAGGTGGCTTAATCAAGCTGATGAGATAAGTGACCATTTTGTATTAATTGATCATTTAAGCTAG
- a CDS encoding bifunctional 2-methylcitrate dehydratase/aconitate hydratase codes for MSADQALQDIADYVIGFKVESEEALNTARNCLIDTIGCGLLALKYPNCTRHLGPLVPGTTVENGARVFGKSFELDPVKAAWDIGALVRWLDFNDTWLAEEWGHPSDNLGAIMALGDYISRVNIANHKSPLSIRDVLEYMIKAHEIQGILALENSFNKVGLDHVLLVRVASTAVATHMLGGTRDQIIDALSQAWADGSSLRAYRHAPNAGSRKSWAAGDATSRAVRLAMMTMAGEMGMPSVLSTPEWGFYDVSFKGREFSFSKSYGSYVMENILFKISFPAEFHAQTAVECAVLLYPEIKEKLNEIERIEVTTHESALRIIDKTGALDNPADRDHCMQYMLAVAMIKGDLVAEFYEDAFHQQNPLIDELRNKMVLSEDKRYSKDYLADDKRSIANALQIFFKDGSHTEKVEVEYPIGHRHRRKEGIPLLERKFFNSLKSTYSKEQSNKIYSLCLDKDKINKIPVNEFMDMFFLKD; via the coding sequence ATGTCAGCAGATCAAGCTCTGCAAGATATCGCTGATTATGTGATTGGTTTTAAAGTAGAGTCTGAGGAAGCCTTAAATACTGCTAGAAATTGTTTAATAGATACTATCGGCTGTGGTCTTTTAGCTTTGAAATATCCAAATTGTACAAGACATTTAGGTCCATTAGTGCCTGGGACCACAGTAGAAAATGGTGCTAGAGTTTTTGGAAAGTCATTTGAGCTAGACCCAGTAAAAGCAGCTTGGGATATCGGCGCTCTAGTTCGATGGTTAGATTTTAACGATACTTGGTTAGCTGAAGAGTGGGGCCATCCTTCAGATAATTTAGGTGCAATTATGGCTCTTGGTGATTATATTTCAAGAGTAAATATTGCTAATCATAAATCACCATTAAGTATAAGAGATGTGCTCGAGTACATGATAAAAGCTCATGAAATTCAAGGTATTCTTGCGCTTGAAAATAGTTTTAATAAAGTAGGTCTAGACCATGTTCTGCTCGTGAGAGTTGCAAGTACAGCTGTTGCCACGCATATGCTAGGAGGCACTAGAGACCAAATTATTGATGCTTTATCACAAGCTTGGGCTGATGGTTCTTCTCTTCGAGCCTATAGGCACGCACCTAATGCTGGTTCAAGAAAATCATGGGCTGCTGGTGATGCAACATCTCGCGCAGTTCGCCTGGCAATGATGACGATGGCTGGTGAGATGGGAATGCCTTCCGTTTTGAGTACACCAGAGTGGGGCTTTTATGATGTAAGTTTTAAGGGTAGAGAGTTTAGCTTCTCTAAAAGCTATGGATCTTATGTAATGGAGAATATTCTTTTTAAGATATCTTTCCCAGCCGAATTTCATGCCCAAACTGCGGTTGAGTGTGCAGTATTGCTTTATCCAGAGATTAAAGAAAAGTTAAATGAAATTGAAAGAATTGAAGTTACAACTCATGAGTCAGCACTTAGGATTATTGATAAAACAGGTGCCCTAGATAATCCAGCTGATAGAGATCATTGTATGCAATATATGCTTGCAGTCGCAATGATTAAAGGTGATCTGGTGGCCGAGTTTTATGAAGATGCTTTTCATCAACAAAATCCACTGATTGATGAGCTTCGAAATAAGATGGTATTGAGTGAGGATAAAAGATATTCAAAAGACTACCTTGCAGATGATAAGAGATCAATTGCTAATGCATTGCAGATTTTCTTTAAGGATGGAAGTCACACGGAAAAAGTTGAAGTAGAGTATCCAATTGGACATCGTCATCGTCGGAAAGAAGGTATCCCATTATTAGAGAGAAAATTTTTTAATAGCCTAAAAAGTACATATTCTAAAGAGCAAAGTAATAAGATTTATTCATTATGTCTTGATAAAGATAAAATTAATAAAATACCTGTTAATGAGTTTATGGATATGTTTTTCCTTAAGGATTAA
- the prpC gene encoding 2-methylcitrate synthase yields MSGKKIGGAGLRGQSAGETSICTVGVSGSGLTYRGYDIVDLAENTSFEEVAYLLLHDKLPNSQELKDYIEKLKSLRGLQPELRSTLEGIPKTAHPMDVLRTGCSVLGNLEQEEGFLNQSDHADRMLSVFPSILSYWYQFSHNGKRIDTETNDDTIGGHFLHLLHGKKPSQLHDQVMSISLILYAEHEFNASTFAARVCASTLSDIHSAVTSAIGTLRGPLHGGANEAASAMLSQWNDPDIAETELLNMLAQKQLVMGFGHAVYTESDPRNEVIRQWSKKLSIEVNDKHLYDVSERVEMVMRREKNLFANADFYHASTYEFMGIPTKLFTPIFVLSRVTGWCAHIFEQRQNNRIIRPNADYIGPGPQKVSSIETRS; encoded by the coding sequence GTGAGTGGAAAAAAAATAGGTGGAGCTGGTCTTAGAGGGCAGAGTGCTGGTGAGACTTCAATATGTACAGTCGGAGTAAGTGGTTCTGGTCTTACTTACCGAGGCTATGATATAGTAGATTTGGCTGAAAATACTTCATTCGAAGAGGTTGCCTATCTTCTGTTGCACGACAAACTACCTAACTCTCAAGAATTAAAAGATTACATAGAAAAACTTAAATCGTTAAGAGGTTTACAACCTGAACTAAGAAGCACCTTAGAGGGTATCCCTAAAACTGCTCATCCTATGGACGTTTTAAGGACAGGTTGTTCAGTTCTTGGTAATTTAGAACAAGAGGAGGGTTTCTTAAACCAAAGTGACCATGCTGATCGAATGCTGAGTGTATTTCCATCGATACTTAGTTATTGGTATCAGTTTTCTCACAATGGAAAAAGAATTGATACGGAGACAAATGATGATACTATCGGTGGTCATTTTTTACATCTCTTGCATGGTAAAAAACCTAGCCAACTGCATGATCAAGTAATGAGTATCTCTTTGATTTTGTATGCCGAACATGAATTTAATGCCTCAACTTTTGCTGCTAGAGTTTGTGCCTCAACGCTTTCAGATATTCACTCCGCAGTTACAAGTGCTATTGGGACATTACGGGGTCCATTACATGGAGGTGCTAATGAAGCAGCAAGCGCCATGTTGTCGCAATGGAATGACCCAGATATTGCAGAGACTGAATTACTTAATATGCTTGCACAAAAGCAACTTGTGATGGGTTTTGGACATGCAGTCTATACAGAGTCTGACCCGCGTAATGAGGTTATTAGACAATGGTCAAAAAAATTATCCATTGAGGTTAACGATAAGCATCTATATGATGTCTCAGAAAGAGTTGAGATGGTTATGAGAAGAGAGAAAAACCTATTCGCAAATGCTGATTTTTATCATGCATCTACCTATGAATTTATGGGAATACCAACTAAACTATTTACTCCAATATTTGTTCTTTCTAGAGTAACTGGATGGTGTGCTCATATTTTTGAACAAAGACAAAATAATCGAATAATTAGACCTAATGCAGATTATATTGGTCCAGGCCCACAAAAAGTTAGTTCTATAGAGACAAGGAGTTAG
- the prpB gene encoding methylisocitrate lyase: MESSGEKFRKLVNENKPLQIVGTVNAYSAIMAEKVGHQSIYLSGGGVAASSLGVPDLGITSLADVLEDAKRITQVTSLPLLVDVDTGWGGAFNIARCVREMINSGVAAIHIEDQVSQKRCGHRPNKAIVSTNEMIDRIKSAVDAKTDSNFVIMARTDALAIEGMQSAIDKAKAFVEAGADMIFPEALNTIEQYREFSDSLSVPILANITEFGQTPLFDKVQLSEAGVDMILYPLSAFRAMSNAALNVYEHILKDGHQNNVLESMQTREELYDFLNYHQYEIKLDELMNKENK; this comes from the coding sequence ATGGAAAGTAGTGGAGAGAAATTCAGAAAGTTAGTTAATGAAAACAAGCCACTTCAAATTGTAGGTACTGTTAATGCCTATAGTGCAATAATGGCTGAGAAAGTTGGACATCAATCAATTTACTTATCAGGTGGTGGTGTTGCAGCATCCTCTCTTGGAGTTCCAGACCTTGGTATAACCTCTCTTGCAGATGTACTTGAAGATGCTAAAAGAATTACCCAAGTTACCTCATTACCATTATTAGTAGATGTAGATACCGGCTGGGGAGGTGCGTTTAATATTGCTCGTTGTGTTCGAGAAATGATAAATAGTGGTGTTGCCGCAATTCATATTGAAGATCAAGTTTCTCAAAAGCGCTGTGGACATCGACCAAATAAGGCAATTGTTAGTACAAACGAAATGATTGACCGTATAAAATCTGCTGTTGATGCTAAAACAGATTCCAACTTTGTAATTATGGCAAGAACAGATGCACTTGCTATCGAAGGCATGCAATCTGCTATCGATAAAGCGAAAGCATTTGTTGAGGCTGGTGCGGATATGATATTTCCTGAGGCGCTTAATACTATTGAACAATATCGAGAGTTTTCTGATTCCCTTAGCGTCCCAATTCTAGCAAATATAACTGAATTTGGTCAAACACCATTGTTTGATAAGGTACAGCTTTCTGAAGCTGGTGTAGATATGATTCTTTATCCACTTAGTGCTTTTCGAGCTATGAGTAATGCTGCTCTTAATGTCTATGAGCATATTTTAAAAGATGGTCATCAGAATAATGTTTTAGAAAGCATGCAAACTAGGGAGGAGTTGTATGATTTTCTAAACTATCATCAATATGAGATTAAATTAGATGAGTTAATGAATAAGGAGAATAAATAG
- a CDS encoding TetR/AcrR family transcriptional regulator, with protein sequence MGNADVAVKFKRNPRSKESIREENELIILTAAEKVFAKHGLKGSTTKQIADMAKLPKSNIHYYFHTKLNLYRCVLESILVDWMKAADTFNTFDEPREAIRYYVGAKMDLSRTRPFGSKVWANEIISGAPEMEEILSSRLKKWVDSCVSSINTWVKLKKIINVGDAHTLLYMIWATTQHYADFDYQVMILNNGKKLTDSEFEEKKQQVIDLVLRSVGLNP encoded by the coding sequence ATGGGTAATGCAGATGTTGCAGTAAAATTCAAACGTAACCCTCGGAGTAAAGAGAGTATTCGTGAAGAGAATGAGCTTATAATTTTAACTGCAGCAGAAAAAGTATTTGCAAAGCATGGTCTCAAGGGTTCAACTACCAAACAAATTGCAGATATGGCAAAACTCCCAAAATCAAATATTCATTATTATTTTCATACTAAATTAAATCTTTATCGATGTGTTTTGGAAAGTATATTAGTTGATTGGATGAAGGCTGCTGATACATTTAATACATTTGATGAACCTAGGGAAGCAATTAGGTATTATGTAGGCGCTAAAATGGATTTGTCAAGGACAAGACCATTTGGATCAAAAGTATGGGCGAACGAGATTATTAGTGGGGCTCCTGAAATGGAAGAAATCTTATCATCAAGATTAAAAAAATGGGTTGATTCTTGTGTGAGTTCAATAAATACATGGGTTAAGCTAAAAAAAATTATTAATGTAGGTGATGCTCATACATTGCTTTATATGATTTGGGCTACCACTCAACATTACGCTGATTTTGACTATCAAGTAATGATCTTAAATAATGGTAAAAAACTAACAGATAGTGAGTTTGAAGAAAAAAAACAACAAGTCATAGATCTAGTTTTACGAAGTGTTGGTTTAAATCCTTAG
- the preA gene encoding NAD-dependent dihydropyrimidine dehydrogenase subunit PreA: MADLTSNFLGIKSPNPFWLASAPPTDKAYNVNRAFEAGWGGVSWKTLGEDPHIVNVNGPRYTTMMSNDRRVIGFNNIELITDRPFQVNLKEMRQVKRDWPDRALIASVMFPMDEASWAKHIPIIEDTGIDGFELNFGCPHGMSERGMGAAVGQVPEYIKQATEWCKKYATVPVIVKLTPNITDVIYPAEAVLEGGGDAVSLINTINSIMRVDYDSLTMFPTTGGMGTHGGYCGEAVKPIALNMVAEIARNEKTRNLPISGIGGVSTWKDAVDFIALGASNVQVCTAAMVYGFKIVEDMKTGLSNFLDEKGMKSVDELIGKAVPSVTDWKFLNLNHVDKAVIDQDKCIKCGRCHIVCEDTSHQAIDYSNDGGDRVFTVNDDECVGCNLCVSVCPIVDCISMVAMTSGIDPRTGKEISSEEANWTTHENNPLKVS; encoded by the coding sequence ATGGCAGATTTAACTAGTAATTTTTTAGGAATTAAGTCACCAAATCCTTTTTGGTTGGCATCAGCACCACCTACTGATAAGGCATATAATGTAAATCGTGCCTTTGAAGCTGGTTGGGGTGGGGTTTCATGGAAAACTTTGGGTGAGGATCCTCATATTGTGAATGTTAATGGTCCAAGGTACACGACAATGATGAGTAATGATCGACGTGTTATTGGTTTCAATAATATCGAATTAATTACTGATCGTCCATTTCAAGTCAATCTTAAGGAAATGCGACAAGTAAAGAGGGACTGGCCTGATAGAGCTTTGATTGCATCCGTAATGTTTCCAATGGATGAGGCATCTTGGGCAAAGCATATTCCTATTATTGAAGATACTGGTATAGATGGTTTTGAGCTAAACTTTGGATGTCCACATGGCATGTCTGAGCGTGGTATGGGTGCTGCAGTTGGGCAAGTTCCAGAGTATATAAAACAGGCAACCGAGTGGTGTAAAAAATATGCAACAGTTCCTGTTATTGTTAAGCTTACACCAAATATAACTGATGTAATTTATCCTGCTGAAGCAGTCCTTGAGGGTGGTGGGGATGCAGTATCATTAATTAATACCATAAACTCAATTATGAGAGTTGACTATGATAGTTTAACAATGTTTCCTACAACAGGAGGAATGGGAACTCATGGTGGGTATTGTGGTGAGGCAGTTAAACCAATTGCATTGAATATGGTGGCAGAGATTGCTCGCAATGAAAAAACTAGAAACTTACCAATTTCAGGCATTGGGGGAGTCTCAACTTGGAAAGATGCAGTAGACTTTATTGCATTAGGTGCCAGTAATGTTCAGGTTTGTACAGCGGCAATGGTCTATGGTTTTAAAATTGTTGAAGATATGAAGACTGGGTTGAGTAACTTTTTAGACGAAAAAGGTATGAAGTCAGTAGATGAGCTTATTGGTAAAGCAGTTCCATCAGTAACTGATTGGAAATTTTTGAATCTAAATCATGTTGACAAAGCAGTTATTGATCAAGATAAATGTATAAAGTGTGGGCGTTGTCATATTGTCTGTGAAGATACTTCTCATCAAGCAATTGATTATTCAAATGATGGTGGAGATAGAGTCTTTACAGTTAATGATGATGAATGCGTTGGATGTAATCTTTGTGTAAGTGTTTGTCCTATTGTAGATTGTATTTCAATGGTTGCTATGACAAGTGGTATAGACCCAAGAACAGGAAAAGAGATTTCATCAGAGGAAGCTAATTGGACAACCCATGAAAATAACCCTTTGAAAGTCTCATGA